The window CCCTCTATGTTGCTAGTAAACACTCACCAGTCACAACAGGAACTCTTTGGCCGCATTCTCTCAGTCTCTCACCCAGTCTGATGGAAAGTTGGTCATAGAATTCCTGGCCAAGCTGCGCTACCCCCTGATCGCCAGCATCAACAGAGACAGCCTCGCTGGCAGCAGCCATGGACGCATCAACGATGCTGTCTAGAACAACGAGCTCAGAGTCCACTCCCTGTTTTCTAATTGTCAGCGTACTGTGCTTCGGTAATTAAAGCAAGATATATACCCTATCTCTTAAAGCAGCGGCGACGATCTTGCAAGCCAACCGTTCTCCGGTACCGACGATGGAATCTTGGCTTCTTGGGCTGATCTCATCAATGATCTGCGCATAACGCATTAGGGATATGTTATTCGGCAATGTATGGGTAGACACACCTGAGCAGCATATAGGAAACTTCTGAGGCTTTCACAATCTCtttcaatctcttcttcaagctcGTCCCGCAAGGAACCCTCCTTCAATGATGCTCGGGCAGCTTGCAAGTGGCCCTTCTTGATGAGATCTACAGTCGTATGGAACGCAGGCTCCTGGCTGACAGATGGATCTTGAGAGGGTGTGAGCGGACTTCTGGGAGGGGATCGGCTACAGCTACTTTGAAAAGGGCTGGGGCTGCCGGATCTTCCCAGTTGAGAGTCAAGCTGCGAGAGTGAAGAAACGGAAGATGTCATGGATGCAGGCTGGTCCTTCCCAAAAAATCCTGACCCAACACGTTTTGGGTAGAAGGGGGTGGCGGTACCGGACACAGAGCCAGATTGGCCGTCACCCGAAGAAGACATTGCCGGCTGAAGAGCTTCTCGTGAAGcttgaaggagaagattTGTGGTACCGAGAGATTTGGTCTGTGTAGATCGAGCCGAGCACACGATAGCAACTTTAGAACCATTGTCGATATATGACCTGTATAAGATCTTTAGTGCGTATACGCTGAACGCAAGCTGTCAACACTTACCCGACGATTTTGGTGATGTTGTCCAAGCTCTTCCCGACCGACGTCCCGCCGTACTTCTGGACGACCCAGGGAATGTCTTGGTCAAGCGAGTTGCGGATGAGATCTTCCAAATATGGAGCGGTCGGCGTGGATGCTGAGGACATGGCGTGGAAGACTTGGGGAGGGAGTAGATTAGGAAAGGTTCAAGATTGCGGACGGTAACGAAATGGTCAACAAATATCATCAGGTCCAGTAAAAATCAGGGAGTCAAATCTCGAGTCATCATTTAGGTTAATCAATATTTGCGGAGATATATTTATCTCCGTCGAACAGATAACCGGCCGGCTTCCTGCAGTGAGCTTCGTCGGTTTGGGGTCTGCACATCCACGATACACGAGCATATAGAAAAAAGCTTTTCAGAACATTTATAGTCAACATGCGAAATAGTTAAGACAGCCATCAGCTTCCAAGAAAATATGTTACATATCTAATCCTTGCACGCATTACAAAGACTGCTCAAACTCCCATGCGCCCTTGAGGTCGACTTCGATCAACTTCTTAACATCATCAGAGATTGCACCAAGAGGCAGTCGGACTGCACCACCCAGACCCTTCTCCACATAGTGGTCAAGGAAGTATTTCTAAGAAGATAGATGAGCAATTGCCACATTGGCGGTTGACTGGTTACTCACTGTTCCCTGGATACCGGCCTTCACGATAGTCCAATCAGCCTCCGCAACTCGGTCCTGCAACTCCATGGCCTCAGCGAGCGCCTTGGAATCGCCCTGAAGACCAGCAACAGACTTGTCCCAAAGTCGTCGGATGGTCTTGGGAATGGTGTTACCTGTACCAGTGATGCAACCGGTATGTCGGGAAACGAGGGCAGGAAGGGTGCTTTCCGAGAAACCTGGAAGGACTTGGAACTGGCCGGTGGCAGTGCAGCTCTTAAGGAAGCTGCCGTGCTTGGCCAGGTATTCAGGGGATTGGGTGTAGGAGGCAATTCGGTGACCTTTACCGATCATAGCACAAGTGAGCTAGtaaaaaaaagaaaaaagaagtCAGATTGGGTGTGTAACAAGGTAATGTAATTCGACAAACCTTAACACCAAAACAGTTGGGGTGGTTGGAAAGTTCAATAATCTCATCAGAAGTCAAATCAATGCCGGCGGCAGCTCCACTGATAGGGCATGAGTACGGCTTGGAGAAAGATCATCCTGATTGCACTCACGGGAAGTTGTAAATCATGACGGGAATAGGGGACTCGTCAAAGACCTTTCGGAAGAAGTCCTTGATAGCCTTACGGTCACGGCCCATAGCAAAAGAGAAGTACCCAGGGGTGATGACAATGGCATGGCTCGCACCGGCGGCGGCGGCCTCTTTGGTCACCTGGATGGTTGTCTGGGCAGATCCAGCTCCGGTACCGACAAGGAGCGGCTCATTGACAAAGCCGGCATCGTCGAGGGCCTTTCGCACAACAATAGTGCACTGTTTGCGTTCTTCAGGAGAAAGATGAGAAGCTGAAATTCAATCAAAATTAGACTAGGCACATCTCTTCACACTTGGTGTGACTAACCTTCTCCGTTGGTGCCGAGCAAGACAATCCCGAGACCGGCTTTGGCCAGTCGGACAGTTTGCTTGGCCAACGCATCGTAGTTGATACTCTCATCATCGTTCATGGCGGTAATCAAAGGAACGGAGGGGCCGCCAGCCCAAACTCGAGAAGGCGTGCCGTTAGAAGTGTTGTTGGTAGCCATGACTGGAAATGTTGTTTCTAGTGTGAATTTGACTGTGAGCTTtggagggaagaggtgtGAGACTTTTATGAGGTTAATGACTGCTCGTACCCTATATGGGACTCTAACTTACCTTGTGAATGAACTGACAAGAAAAGACATGAAAGAGAAAGCTGATGCTTGCAATATATCCTTTTACACGGGAAGGCAATACGAGCCGGACGTCACGGGCCGATGCCGTCTTATACCGGCGCCACAAGCGTTAGCCTATCGgtctttcttcttcccttctcctgCAGCTACCGGTCCTCTTTCGTCATCATTTTGTTGTTGGCTTTATAGGTAATGGATGGTCATGATAGCCTGAAAGGGGGCGCTAAACATGCGCTTTCAATTCGTCAAGGTAGGAAAGGGAGTCCGATCCAATGGGGGCAGGAATTTGTCTGCGCTTTATGCAGCACGCACCAGGTATAATTAATAATTAATTATGTAATTTTTAAGATTGAAGTGATGTGAAAAAAACAAGAGCGTCGGCGAAGGCCGGTTTCGTGACAAATCCTAGTCAGGTGGCTTCGGCTATGCTCGGTCCGATAACGGAGGGGGAGCTCACTTGTGGGGTATCGCGGGGCTATTCTCAGCCACTTTGCCTGGAATGATGCTGTTTAGTCCTTTCTCAAAGTGGACTTCTTTCAACTGCAACTCTTCCTCTACTGTCGCCTCATCCAGCCACTGCAGTTTCTCAACTCTATTACACTTGTCCTAGTGACAGCTATAGCACCTTATTTTGGAGCCGTCAGTGGGCGCAACATTTGCCGGACACAGGAACTAGCACAGGGGTAACTCCGCTTCCCCTCTTAACATGCTCTCCCACCCGCCCTCCAGACTTTCTCCACCTCCTTACAGCATGTCAGCCTCATCATCCAGCCACAATCTGCCCCTTGCAGGTCCGTCCGCTACCGCTACCTATCCCACGCAGCTGCCTCAAACAGCCACACCACTCATAGAGACGAAGAAGCCGAGCCTGAACCTTCCTAAACGAGGTTACCGGGCTTGTGTGAGTATCTAAAAGGCCCAAATTCTTACAATCAAACTGACATGAGCCTATTGCTTGCCTCTGATCAATTGGAATCACCTGAAATTGATAGACCAACTGTCGACTCAGAAAAGCTCGTTGCGACCGTGCGTGACCCTTCCTTTCAAAGCTGAACGTGGCTGAGACCAGGGTAGTTGGGGATGTAAACGCCCCTTCAGAGCCTCCCTGCTCGCGTTGTCGAAGGGAGCAGCGCGACTGTGTGTTTCTTCCTAGCGTGCGTCAATATGTCACACTTTGCGACCTTCGACTGATAGTGTGTTTGGTGCCGGCAGAAACGGCGTCGCAGAACATCTGTAGCTGACCCTGCTCTACGGGAAGGATCATTGGACCTTCCACAGGCTGAAATTTATCCTGCCCAAGCAACAGCAAGGCCCTCAAGTGCCAATGCACATTCAACCGGGACTCAAGGTGCTCCCAATGTGTCCCAGGCTCTCCATCAACAAGGACCCCCACTTGCTTCAACTTCAGTTGTGGATCCTTCTTTCCCCCTACTTCCCCAGCAGGCTCCCAATAAGGATGATTCTTCTGGGAGGATGTCCTTCACTCAAACCGGCATCTGGAACGACGCCGTGCAACATACCACCGGTGCTGAAGATCAAGGAAGACACCAGGTGATTCCCGGTCATGCTACTTATCCGACCATGCATTCTGTGAACTCAACCCAACACCACACTGCTACCAATACTCCGGGTTCATTGGGTGGATCATCTGGTGCTTCGACTACCGCGTTGTCACCACCGTATCGCTCcaaaaaaaggaaaactGAGCCAAGCAATCGAAAGATTGTCAACGCCAATCTGAGCAACGAAATGGATGCTCTGGAGATTCTGGCGAATGCGGCAACTGATGGGGACGATGAGAGGGAAGACAGTAAAAGAAAACAACTACATGATCCAAAAAAAGTTACGTGGAAGgttggagaggaggataaAGCCCCTATGAGGGAGTTGAGCGAATTCCATTTGATAAAAGCTGGCATTCTGGACGAACATGGTCTTCATGCCATGGTGGACAACTTTTTCCGTTATTATCACCCAGCGCTTGTATGTGATATATAATGGGTATCTGTGGCATAGCTGATTTCTTTGCAGCCCATCTTCCAAACAGCCCGTATCCCGAGGTGCAGGGAGCAATTACTCGATCTCGCTCACAATGATAGTTTTCTTCTTACCTGTATAGTCGCTGTCGCATCTAAGCATCCGTCTGATAGTCGATATAAAGATGTTCACGACAGAACATGGGCAGTGATCAGGGACGCCATGAGCGATTACTCTTTCAACGGTCTACCTGGATCAGTCGGTTTTGTTGAAGGAGTCCTCCTTCTTGCAGAACACCTTCCTAGAGAAAGGGGAACACCCCCAAGAGGGACAAGTGTCGATATGCTTGTCGGACCCGGGACCGAGTCGGCTGGAGTGCATGGCACAGATAATAGGAGAAGCTGGTCTCTGATCGGTCTAGCCATTCGCGCAGCATATCTCCTGGGGTGTAAGTATGATTAATTGTATGCCATGGCCGCTGCTAACGTCTACACCTAGTGGACCAAATCTCGTTGGAGATTGACGAATCCAGTCGTACTCCTGATGCAGAGCGAGCTAGAAGtgtctggacctggtgTTATTTATATGACCGAACGATAGATACGTACTGTTTCTCTTCATCAAACAACCTCTGGCTAACATTCTGGGCACGTCTTCGAACAGGTCTAGCTTTCTGGTCTCGAGGTCCTGCTCTCTGTTTTGTGGGCTATTCCCACATATCACAGACGGGAGAGATAGCTGCCAGACTCAACTTCCCTCTGCAATTATCTCCTGGAGCAGAGCTGGATGGGACAGCTCATGACGATTCGGCATCGCTTATGCAATCCCTTGTGGAGCTCACTCAAGTGATGACCAACGCCCATGACATCCTGTATCCAAGTAAGCTTCGAACAGAAGTGCTGGTGAAACAGGGAGAGTATTTTTTGTTCTTGGACCATTTCAGGCGAGGTAAGTTTCCGATCGTTACTAGAAGCGGTAAATGCTAATGTTCACTTTCAGCCCTTGACAGCTATCGTACTATCTGGAAACCCAAACAATGGTCTAATCGTATTCTTGAAGAGTTAAGCTGGATGACATTCCATTATGTTAGGTGAGTAAACAAAGCACAGTCTCACGATACAATCGTTTCGCTAATAATGTTTGTCGCAGATTGTACATTTCTTCGTTTGGATATTCTGCACATATAAAGAGAGCACAGTGGCGTGGAGATAAGGAGTTTTCGACTAGTCGAGATGGCTCTCGACAGACAGTACAGTTATTTCCCCGGGGTATGTCATGGCAGCCGAACCTCACTTGGATCAAATGCTGACAAAAATGTCAGGCTCCGCAACGTCTCCCGATGCTCTCTACATTTACGATTCCATTGCAGCTGCCAACGAGATTCTACACATCGCTCTGCGTCTTGCTCAGATGGGTAGCGTTCGCTATCTTCCTTCCCGTTATCTCATCAATATCTCTTATGCTGCTGTCTTTGCGTTAAAAAGCAGTTATTCTGGCGCTGTAGAAGAAAAGGATATGCACAGGTACGCCATCTTGGCGGACATCTTTAAGATCGTGCTAATGGGTCGCAGAATTAGAGAGTTGGTTGACCATGTGTGTACGGGATTGGTGTTATCCTGTCCTGACAAGGACCATCCGGCCGTTCGATACGGACAGATGTTGAGAATGTTGTCTAAACGACTCGAAGAGCTCCATGATGCCAGTGTAAGTCACAATCGGTCTGGTCAGAGCTGCGTATTCACGCCGATTCGTAGGCGGTTCCGTCCCGTTATCCCACTCCTGAGCCCATCGAAACGTCTACCAACTCAAATGCATCTCCACAAATAAGCTGCGACCAATCATCCCTTTTCCCCTGGCCAGCACCTGCCAATGCTTCGACTGAGAATAGTGCTCCCACTCCCGCTTTTCAACTTGCGCCTTTCCCCGACATGTCTTTCTTGACGAATAGCCAAGTTAATCCTGATTACTTAGGCGCAAATAATGCCGCGAATTCAGAACCGGAAGCAATGTTTGACTGTGGGGACACCAATTTTGATTTCGATTTGAAGGGTTTCTGGGATGACTTTACGCTCGGCGAAGGAAGCGGTTTTCCCTTTAGATGATCATGTAACTGACAGGTGGTTGATTCGAGTGTAGTCCAGTTAATGCCTTTTTGACTTTGTAATATAGAATGACGTCTTACATGTATCTATGCATCTCTCCCTCCCGAGACGACCGGTCTGGTCTTGTCACAAATACTGACTGGAAGGCGCAACGACTATCTTTCAGTACCAAAGTTCGAAAATTATATTCGTGACATTTCTTTGCGTTCGGTAAATGGTGGTATGCAGTTTCGCCAGAGTACTCATGCCGAGACTTGTATTTTGATCTATCCATTATGTTAGCGTAACTGAATACTCACTCAACATCATTAGTAGGCAACAGTCTGCTATTTAATTATACTCGGTTGATAAGAAAGCGAAAGCTCAATTGCTAGCAGTTGGCGAGGAGAATCGAAGACTGTAAAACAGGCAAAAAACTAAGGTGAAAAGGCAACCCAACAACGAAAGAAATAAAAATTGGGGTGAAGGAAAAGCTTTGACAGATCAATATTTCGTcaagagatggttgttgGATAGATACACTGCTTTTCACTTTTGATACCAAATAATGGATGCATAATGTGTACATTGGAGGAAATCCAGTGAACGAAGTACGACCTGTCAAATACATGGTATAACTTCAAGTGACGCCTCATGTTAAAAAGGGTTCTCCTATGGTCCACCGTACTGCCTCAAATAATCTATAATCAATCTCTTACCACTCTCGCATCGcaccatcttctcctcggAAAAGAGGGTTGATCCACGGTTCGAGCTCAGCCGCTTCAGCTGCTTCCTTCCTAATCATATCTTCGTTGAGTTCAATACCCAAACCAGGAGCAGTAAGCAGTCCGATCGAGCCATTCTCAATGTCGAAAACTTCAGGGTTGAGCATGTAGGACAAAAGGTCCTTGCCCACGTTGTAGTGCATCTTCAAGCTCATTTCGCAGATGACGAAGTTGGGCGTTGAAAAACCGACATGAAGAGAAGCGGCGAAGGCCAAGGGACCGAGAGGACAGTGAGGAGCAAGACCAACATCGTATGCTCTGATACACATTCAGTTTTCAGTCCCAAATCAGGAAGAACAGGCACAACTCACTCAGCCATGATAGCGATCTTTTTTGTTTCAGAAATACCACCTGCGTGAGCAATGTCAGGCTGGATGAGGTCGATACAGCCTGCTTCAAGGTATGGTCGGACATCAAGGCGAGTGAAAAGTCGCTCTCCGAGCTAAACAACAAGAGTTAGTCTAGTTAGGATGGGGTGCAAGCCCGCTTACAGCAATGGGAATGTTGGTCTTGTTATACAAGTCTTTGAGCTCGTTGACATGCCCTGGCAAAAGAGGCTCTTCAATGAAGAAAGGTCTATGAGGCTCGAGGCCAGCAGCCAGCTGCTTTGCCATGCCTTTGTGCACTCGGCCATGGAAATCACTAGATCCAATTAATTCCGACTCAACGAAGCACAAACACACTTACAGTCCAGCGTCTATGCCAATGGCCTTCACTTCTGCCAGTCTCTTTACAGTATCATCAAGGGCATGAGGGGAATCGAGCCAGCCAATTGATTCGGTCGCTGTATTGTTATCAACACCTTCAATCGGATAAATTCCACATAAGGACTGACCATTCATCTTGACAAAGCGGAACCCCTGTTCCTTCCTAACCTTGGCTTGTTCAGCTACATCAGAGGGCCTGTCACCACCACTGTGGAGAGACTCATTAGGCCAATCATCTTCAAAACTCAGAAGAACTTACACCCAACCGTAAACATCACATCTCTCTCGTACCTTGCCACCGAGCAATTCCCAGACAGGGACGCCGAGGACCTTACCCTTGATATCCCAAAGGGCGATATCAACACCACTCATTGCAGACATAAGGACTTCGCCTCCTCGGTAGAATCGATGTCGGTAAAGGTAGGTGTAGATTTCCTCAATGTTCATAGCATCCCAACCGATCAATCTGCACAATGTAAGTACTTATAGTTTTTAAGAACAATAGCAGACCCACCTTCTAGCGATGTCTTTCATACTACCTTGTACGGCCTCAGTGTGACCTTCCAGAGTTCCTTCACCCCATCCAACGACACCCCCTTCCGTCTCCACTCGGACAAAGAGCCACCTGGGACGCACGTAGAAGGTTTCGATCTTCTTGATCTTAGTTGATCCAGCCTGGGAAGCACTAGGATGAGGCTGTACGGCCAGGGGGCGTTGGAGGCCCTTATTATATTTCAAGGCTAGCTcggaaggaggaaggtAGACTGCCTCCCGGTCGGCTTTCGCCGACGAATCGGTTGTGACATTCACTGGCTGAGGGGGGTTGACAGACATTATGGATAGATGGTTTGACAGATGGTGCTCTGGGGACAAGAAGTGGACAGTATTGGGAAGACTTTTGTCCCACTGATTGTGATGTTCTTTATAAAAGATCGGCCGGACACTCGGCTCGCGCGAGGTCGAGCAGAAATTCGGACCGAAATTACCGACGGCATTTGATGGGCCACCGTCTTCCATGCAAAGGGGACAAATCAAGGATGGCATAATAGGTCTGCGTGCTAACAGTCAGAAGTTGATGTGATCTTCCTACCACAGATGGATGATTCTCAGCATGGTATATAGGAAGGCAATTTCTCCATGAGGATGCTCTGCTGCAAACCACAACCACCTAACTTTATGTAAGAAGCATTCTCTCGAGCTCCGACCGTCGTTCGTCTATCTTCAACACCTCTAGCTAGTACCGAATACTAGACCCCGCCTCCGTCTTCAACAGTTGCTTCCATTACAAGTTATTGCCTTATCCCACAACAAGGTAAAGGATCACAGATCACGAATATCGCATGATATACCGTTATTGCTATCTAATCTGATTttggaagagaaaaaagtTGTCTGTTGCTGCTAATGGACATTCCCTTAGAGCATGTCTTCTTATATCGGACGTATTGATGTGTGCATGTGAGATCCTTGGGATGATCATTGACAAAAGGATTTTGTAATAGGCTGAAAACCCGCCCATCTGTACGCGAGTTCATTCGCTATCAACCTCGTCACTAACGAACATTTGACATTTGACCTGTTTCTGAACTGTGATTTTCCAAAGGTCTGCAGCTGACAGCTGTACTTGCAATTAGAGGAAGTAATAAATAAATGTTAAAGTTGCAGGCACCGGTGAAGCTCTGTAGTACGCACATGACAACAACAAAGTTAAACCTGTGGCCGACAAATGCCGTCAAATACCGAAACCTTCCGTAAAATACCGGGATTGTCGAATGACTGTTTCTCTCACGCACATTATTTCATTGTTTTCGGCCTGACGCCGAATCGGTCTTCGTTCCGAGTTTGTTGTCAACCCACAACCACAATACATGTTTATTTATCCATAAGATCCCGGTTTTGAATCCGCAAGATTGGATaatcttccttt of the Cryptococcus gattii WM276 chromosome H, complete sequence genome contains:
- a CDS encoding aspartate kinase, putative (Similar to TIGR gene model, INSD accession AAW45351.1) yields the protein MSSASTPTAPYLEDLIRNSLDQDIPWVVQKYGGTSVGKSLDNITKIVGSYIDNGSKVAIVCSARSTQTKSLGTTNLLLQASREALQPAMSSSGDGQSGSVSGTATPFYPKRVGSGFFGKDQPASMTSSVSSLSQLDSQLGRSGSPSPFQSSCSRSPPRSPLTPSQDPSVSQEPAFHTTVDLIKKGHLQAARASLKEGSLRDELEEEIERDCESLRSFLYAAQIIDEISPRSQDSIVGTGERLACKIVAAALRDRGVDSELVVLDSIVDASMAAASEAVSVDAGDQGVAQLGQEFYDQLSIRLGERLRECGQRVPVVTGYFGPVPGSLLAQIGRGYTDLCAALCAVGLKASELQVWKEVDGIFTADPRKVPSARLVPMITPDEAAELTYYGSEVIHPFTMEQVIRARIPIRIKNVENPSGAGTVIYPDVGFPRGLDTEPPKAERVVEGVDERMPTAVTIKDQIIVLNIHSNRKTLSHGFLARIFGTLDRAGVVVDLISTSEVHVSMAMQDFLNRKRLERLVKDLEKIGDVTVSKDMAILSLVGRNMRNAIGSAGLMFASLARAMINIEMISQGASEINISCVIENKDAIKALNVIHESCLSYPRSPTTAMAGLKLQ
- a CDS encoding dihydrodipicolinate synthase, putative (Similar to TIGR gene model, INSD accession AAW45349.1); protein product: MATNNTSNGTPSRVWAGGPSVPLITAMNDDESINYDALAKQTVRLAKAGLGIVLLGTNGEASHLSPEERKQCTIVVRKALDDAGFVNEPLLVGTGAGSAQTTIQVTKEAAAAGASHAIVITPGYFSFAMGRDRKAIKDFFRKVFDESPIPVMIYNFPGAAAGIDLTSDEIIELSNHPNCFGVKLTCAMIGKGHRIASYTQSPEYLAKHGSFLKSCTATGQFQVLPGFSESTLPALVSRHTGCITGTGNTIPKTIRRLWDKSVAGLQGDSKALAEAMELQDRVAEADWTIVKAGIQGTKYFLDHYVEKGLGGAVRLPLGAISDDVKKLIEVDLKGAWEFEQSL
- a CDS encoding uncharacterized protein (Similar to TIGR gene model, INSD accession AAW45341.1), translating into MLSHPPSRLSPPPYSMSASSSSHNLPLAGPSATATYPTQLPQTATPLIETKKPSLNLPKRGYRACTNCRLRKARCDLGDVNAPSEPPCSRCRREQRDCVFLPSKRRRRTSVADPALREGSLDLPQAEIYPAQATARPSSANAHSTGTQGAPNVSQALHQQGPPLASTSVVDPSFPLLPQQAPNKDDSSGRMSFTQTGIWNDAVQHTTGAEDQGRHQVIPGHATYPTMHSVNSTQHHTATNTPGSLGGSSGASTTALSPPYRSKKRKTEPSNRKIVNANLSNEMDALEILANAATDGDDEREDSKRKQLHDPKKVTWKVGEEDKAPMRELSEFHLIKAGILDEHGLHAMVDNFFRYYHPALPIFQTARIPRCREQLLDLAHNDSFLLTCIVAVASKHPSDSRYKDVHDRTWAVIRDAMSDYSFNGLPGSVGFVEGVLLLAEHLPRERGTPPRGTSVDMLVGPGTESAGVHGTDNRRSWSLIGLAIRAAYLLGLDQISLEIDESSRTPDAERARSVWTWCYLYDRTIDTYCFSSSNNLWLTFWARLRTGLAFWSRGPALCFVGYSHISQTGEIAARLNFPLQLSPGAELDGTAHDDSASLMQSLVELTQVMTNAHDILYPSKLRTEVLVKQGEYFLFLDHFRRGKLYISSFGYSAHIKRAQWRGDKEFSTSRDGSRQTVQLFPRGSATSPDALYIYDSIAAANEILHIALRLAQMGSVRYLPSRYLINISYAAVFALKSSYSGAVEEKDMHRIRELVDHVCTGLVLSCPDKDHPAVRYGQMLRMLSKRLEELHDASAVPSRYPTPEPIETSTNSNASPQISCDQSSLFPWPAPANASTENSAPTPAFQLAPFPDMSFLTNSQVNPDYLGANNAANSEPEAMFDCGDTNFDFDLKGFWDDFTLGEGSGFPFR
- a CDS encoding mandelate racemase/muconate lactonizing enzyme, putative (Similar to TIGR gene model, INSD accession AAW45528.1), giving the protein MSVNPPQPVNVTTDSSAKADREAVYLPPSELALKYNKGLQRPLAVQPHPSASQAGSTKIKKIETFYVRPRWLFVRVETEGGVVGWGEGTLEGHTEAVQGSMKDIARRLIGWDAMNIEEIYTYLYRHRFYRGGEVLMSAMSGVDIALWDIKGKVLGVPVWELLGGKVRERCDVYGWVGGDRPSDVAEQAKVRKEQGFRFVKMNATESIGWLDSPHALDDTVKRLAEVKAIGIDAGLDFHGRVHKGMAKQLAAGLEPHRPFFIEEPLLPGHVNELKDLYNKTNIPIALGERLFTRLDVRPYLEAGCIDLIQPDIAHAGGISETKKIAIMAEAYDVGLAPHCPLGPLAFAASLHVGFSTPNFVICEMSLKMHYNVGKDLLSYMLNPEVFDIENGSIGLLTAPGLGIELNEDMIRKEAAEAAELEPWINPLFRGEDGAMREW